One window of the Mixophyes fleayi isolate aMixFle1 chromosome 6, aMixFle1.hap1, whole genome shotgun sequence genome contains the following:
- the LOC142159947 gene encoding uncharacterized protein LOC142159947 isoform X1 produces the protein MENHRSVTSWDGSSNRNTPERCPRPLYLRDCTEEIHSIPRDYQGEDLTNIKKENIEGGEEMYVRGDQQCKEEEIPTDIITDGSSNRNSLKRCPRPLYSQDCTEENQCENLTIIKVEVIEGEEETYMSGDQQCKEEEIPTDISTADGHNSRNTSRDRIILSPDCELKDNYITRDSPGQNPITPVHPVLDSAVMSSDPFNHGMECYPENSDIGTFITALRVDEIFPCSIDAPCFTQHITQQPAKPVEKPFSCSECGKCFTQKSNFLIHQRSHTGEKPFPCSECGKCFTQKSDLIVHQRSHTGEKPFPCSECGKYFTRKSGLVIHQRLHTGEKPFPCSECGKCFTDKSALVLHQRTHTGAKPFSCSECGRCFTHKSHLVKHKKIHTGEKSFSCS, from the exons ATGGAGAATCACCGATCCGTCACATCATGGG atggatccagtaacagaaataccccagagagatgtcctcgTCCTCTTTATTTGCGAGATTGTACAGAGGAAATTCACAGTATCCCAAGGGATTATCAG ggtGAAGATTTAACTAATATTAAGAAAGAAAATatagagggaggagaagagatgtatgtgaggggtgatcagcagtgtaaggaggaggaaatccctacagatatcatcACTG atggatccagtaacagaaattccctgaagagatgtccccgtcctctttattctcaagattgtacagaggaaaatcag TGTGAAAACCTGACTATTATTAAGGTAGAAGttatagagggagaagaagagacgtatatgagtggtgatcagcagtgtaaggaggaggaaatccctacagatatcagcacag CAGATGGACATAACAGCAGAAATACCTCGAGGGACCGTATAATTTTGTCTCCAGATTGTGAACTTAAAGATAACTACATCACACGAGATTCTCCAGGACAAAATCCTATTACCCCAGTACATCCAGTACTTGACAGTGCAGTTATGTCATCTGATCCCTTTAATCATGGGATGGAATGTTATCCTGAAAACTCAGATATTGGTACATTTATTACAGCTCTTAGAGTAGATGAAATATTTCCCTGTTCTATAGATGCCCCATGTTTTACACAGCATATCACCCAGCAGCCAGCTAAGCCTgttgagaagccattttcatgttctgagtgtggaaaatgttttacacagaaatcaaatttTCTTatacatcagagaagtcacacaggtgagaaaccgtttccatgttcagaatgtgggaaatgttttacgcaGAAATCGGATCTTAttgtacatcagagaagtcacacaggtgagaagccttttccatgttctgagtgtggaaaatattTTACCCGCAAATCAGGtcttgttatacatcagagacttcacacaggtgagaaaccatttccatgttctgagtgtgggaaatgttttacagataagTCAGCTCTTGTTctgcatcagagaactcacacaggtgcaaaaccattttcatgttctgagtgtgggagatgttttacacataaatcacatcttgttaaacataagaaaattcacacaggtgagaagtcATTTTCATGTTCTTAG
- the LOC142159850 gene encoding LOW QUALITY PROTEIN: uncharacterized protein LOC142159850 (The sequence of the model RefSeq protein was modified relative to this genomic sequence to represent the inferred CDS: inserted 2 bases in 1 codon) yields MDKDNRILNLTLEIIYLLTGEDYTVLKKTSGECETPISSPCLSGRLSRTQSLITVPPPHSLIHERNNDQRILELTNKIIQLLTGEVPIRCEDVTVYFSMEEWEYLEGHKGLYRDVMVENHQTLTSLDGSHNRITPERCPHPLYSQDVTDKHCIIPQEYQGEDIKVEDTEGEEEMYDQQCKEEEIPTDISTDGCNTRNTSEEHLIIAQCCEIEDNDDITQDSPGDNHITPVIHPVLHRADLLSDPSYHVDRSPDNSYIVKHSTGLGIDKTFPCSIDAKCCTKSKKLIKHQPTKTGEKSFPCSDCGKCFTQKSYLVQHQKIHTGEKPFSCSDCGKCFTHKSTLVTHQRLHTGEKPFSCSDCGKCFSHKSALVIHQRLHTGEKPFSCFNCGKCFTHKSHLVSHQRLHTGEKPFPCTECWKCFAHKSALVTHQRNHTGEKPFPCSECGKCFTEKSSLVLHQRLHTGEKPFPCSECGKCFTQKSDLVTHLRIHTGEKPFPCSECGKCFTRKSVLVKHEKLHTGEKPFTCSECGKCFIHNAALVIHQRTHTGEKPFPCSECGKCFAHKSALITHQXFHTDKKPFSCSDFGQ; encoded by the exons atggacaaggacaacaggatattaaatctcaccctggagatcatctacctgctgactggagag gattacacagtacTAAAGAAGACATCTGGTGAATGTGAGACACCCATCAGCAGTCCTTGTTTGTCAGGAAGATTAAGCAGGACCCAGAGCctcatcacggtgcctccacctcactcactgatacatgagagaaacaatgaccagaggattctagaactcaccaacaagatcattcagctgctgactggagag gttcctataaggtgtgaggatgtcactgtctatttctccatggaggagtgggagtatttagaaggacacaagggtctgtacagGGACGTGATGGTGGAAAATCACCagaccctcacatcactgg atggatcccataACAGAattaccccagagagatgtccccatCCACTTTATTCACAGGATGTAACAGACAAACATTGCAttatcccacaggagtatcag gGTGAAGATATTAAGGTAGAAGATACAGAGGGAGAAGAGGAGATgtatgatcagcagtgtaaggaggaggaaatccctacagatatcagcacag ATGGTTGCAACACCAGGAATACCTCGGAGGAACATCTCATTATTGCTCAATGTTGTGAAATAGAAGATAATGATGACATCACACAAGATTCCCCAGGAGACAACCATATTACTCCAGTTATACATCCAGTACTTCACAGAGCAGATCTGCTATCTGATCCCTCTTATCATGTGGACCGTTCTCCTGATAACTCATATATTGTTAAACATAGTACAGGTCTTGGTATAGATAAAACATTTCCCTGTTCTATAGATGCCAAATGTTGTACAAAGAGTAAAAAGCTGATTAAGCATCAGCCAACTAAGACAGGTGAGAAgtcatttccatgttctgattgtgggaaatgttttacacaaaaatcaTATCTTGTacaacatcagaaaattcacacaggtgagaaaccattttcatgttctgattgtgggaaatgctTTACACACAAATCAAcacttgttacacatcagagacttcacactggtgagaaaccattttcatgttctgattgtgggaaatgtttttcacacAAATCGGCtcttgttatacatcagagacttcacacaggtgagaaaccattttcatgttttaattgtgggaaatgttttacacacaaatcacatcttgtttcacatcagagacttcacacaggtgagaaaccatttccatgtacTGAGTgttggaaatgttttgcacataaatcagctcttgttacacatcagagaaatcacacaggcgagaaaccatttccatgttctgagtgtgggaaatgttttacagagaaATCATCTCTTGTTTTACATCAGAGACTTCACAccggtgagaaaccatttccatgttctgaatgtgggaaatgttttacacagaaatcagatcTTGTTACACACCTGAGAATTCACAccggtgagaaaccatttccatgttctgagtgtgggaaatgttttacacggaaaTCCGTTCTTGTTAAACACGAGAaacttcacacaggtgagaagccatttactTGCTCTGAGTGTGGAAAGTGTTTTATACATAATGCAGCtcttgttatacatcagagaactcacacaggtgagaaaccatttccatgttctgagtgtgggaaatgttttgcacacaaATCCGCTCTTATTACTCATCA ATTTCACACAGAtaagaagccattttcatgttctgatttTGGGCAATGA